From the Primulina tabacum isolate GXHZ01 chromosome 15, ASM2559414v2, whole genome shotgun sequence genome, one window contains:
- the LOC142526857 gene encoding zinc finger CCCH domain-containing protein 3-like isoform X2, with translation MPGNSRMRRNCVVSDSYNPAPGQVEDMMSRLKLGNSDDNGGVGDEAGAYPDRPGEPDCLYYLRTGTCGYGSNCRFNHPSNGGHDYGVRNTTELPERAGQPDCEYYLKTGWCKYGSTCKYHHPKDRSVDSSAVPNILGLPMREDAKPCLYYMRTGLCKYGYACKFHHPQPLPTANVLPVIGPSVVSSSGAPSVGELPTASLPKATYFPSPSTQLPQSYMSLFLSPSQGWSTYMGSFSPLSMTTVHSAPASNGNLSASYLPERPDQPECRYFMNYGSCKYGQDCKYHHPREKISQLTSSSLGPLGLPLRPGDPVCSYYSLYGLCKYGPTCKFDHPLDAYSYAYSLSIPSLAALYSPPIPYQRASPQAPSSEISPSKSSTLSEGIKQVATGSDENWQASTKGREGSPDQSDSLPNSFKTPYELVHYESSKSL, from the exons ATGCCGGGGAATTCGAGAATGCGTAGGAATTGTGTGGTGTCCGATTCCTACAATCCAGCTCCTGGACAAGTCGAAg ATATGATGAGCAGGTTGAAGTTGGGGAACAGTGATGATAATGGTGGAGTGGGTGATGAAGCGGGTGCATATCCGGATCGACCAGGTGAACCGGATTGCCTATACTATCTGAGAACAGGGACTTGTGGATATGGGAGCAATTGTCGTTTCAATCATCCCTCTAATGGAGGACAT GATTATGGTGTTAGAAACACTACTGAACTGCCAGAAAGAGCTGGGCAGCCTGATTGCGAG TACTATCTAAAGACAGGTTGGTGCAAATATGGGTCAACTTGTAAGTACCATCACCCAAAGGACAGGTCTGTTGACTCATCAGCAGTTCCAAATATATTGGGTCTGCCAATGCGTGAG gatgcaaagccatgCCTTTATTATATGCGGACTGGATTATGCAAGTATGGATATGCTTGCAAGTTCCATCATCCTCAACCCCTGCCAACTGCAAATGTCTTGCCTGTGATAGGACCTTCGGTAGTGTCTTCATCTGGTGCACCATCTGTTGGTGAACTTCCGACAGCATCCTTACCAAAGGCTACTTATTTCCCCAGTCCTTCCACGCAACTTCCACAAAGCTACATGTCATTATTTCTATCTCCATCACAAGGCTGGAGCACGTATATG GGAAGTTTCAGTCCTCTATCTATGACCACTGTCCACTCTGCACCAGCTTCCAATGGGAACCTATCAGCATCCTATCTTCCGGAAAGGCCGGATCAACCTGAATGCCGATATTTCATGAATTATGGGAGCTGCAAATACGGACAGGACTGCAAGTATCACCACCCAAGAGAAAAAATCTCGCAATTGACATCGAGTTCCCTTGGTCCACTTGGACTTCCTTTAAGACCT GGAGATCCTGTATGTTCGTATTATAGCCTTTACGGACTTTGCAAGTATGGTCCTACTTGTAAATTCGATCATCCTTTGGATGCCTACTCGTACGCCTACAGTTTAAGCATCCCTTCTCTGGCAGCTCTTTATTCACCTCCCATACCGTATCAAAGAGCATCACCGCAGGCTCCATCATCTGAAATATCTCCCTCTAAATCATCAACTTTAAGCGAAGGGATCAAGCAAGTTGCAACTGGGAGCGATGAGAATTGGCAGGCTAGTACAAAAGGCCGTGAAGGTTCACCTGATCAGTCTGATTCTCTTCCGAATTCTTTCAAAACACCCTATGAGCTCGTTCACTATGAATCTAGCAAATCTCTCTGA
- the LOC142526857 gene encoding zinc finger CCCH domain-containing protein 3-like isoform X1, whose translation MPGNSRMRRNCVVSDSYNPAPGQVEADMMSRLKLGNSDDNGGVGDEAGAYPDRPGEPDCLYYLRTGTCGYGSNCRFNHPSNGGHDYGVRNTTELPERAGQPDCEYYLKTGWCKYGSTCKYHHPKDRSVDSSAVPNILGLPMREDAKPCLYYMRTGLCKYGYACKFHHPQPLPTANVLPVIGPSVVSSSGAPSVGELPTASLPKATYFPSPSTQLPQSYMSLFLSPSQGWSTYMGSFSPLSMTTVHSAPASNGNLSASYLPERPDQPECRYFMNYGSCKYGQDCKYHHPREKISQLTSSSLGPLGLPLRPGDPVCSYYSLYGLCKYGPTCKFDHPLDAYSYAYSLSIPSLAALYSPPIPYQRASPQAPSSEISPSKSSTLSEGIKQVATGSDENWQASTKGREGSPDQSDSLPNSFKTPYELVHYESSKSL comes from the exons ATGCCGGGGAATTCGAGAATGCGTAGGAATTGTGTGGTGTCCGATTCCTACAATCCAGCTCCTGGACAAGTCGAAg CAGATATGATGAGCAGGTTGAAGTTGGGGAACAGTGATGATAATGGTGGAGTGGGTGATGAAGCGGGTGCATATCCGGATCGACCAGGTGAACCGGATTGCCTATACTATCTGAGAACAGGGACTTGTGGATATGGGAGCAATTGTCGTTTCAATCATCCCTCTAATGGAGGACAT GATTATGGTGTTAGAAACACTACTGAACTGCCAGAAAGAGCTGGGCAGCCTGATTGCGAG TACTATCTAAAGACAGGTTGGTGCAAATATGGGTCAACTTGTAAGTACCATCACCCAAAGGACAGGTCTGTTGACTCATCAGCAGTTCCAAATATATTGGGTCTGCCAATGCGTGAG gatgcaaagccatgCCTTTATTATATGCGGACTGGATTATGCAAGTATGGATATGCTTGCAAGTTCCATCATCCTCAACCCCTGCCAACTGCAAATGTCTTGCCTGTGATAGGACCTTCGGTAGTGTCTTCATCTGGTGCACCATCTGTTGGTGAACTTCCGACAGCATCCTTACCAAAGGCTACTTATTTCCCCAGTCCTTCCACGCAACTTCCACAAAGCTACATGTCATTATTTCTATCTCCATCACAAGGCTGGAGCACGTATATG GGAAGTTTCAGTCCTCTATCTATGACCACTGTCCACTCTGCACCAGCTTCCAATGGGAACCTATCAGCATCCTATCTTCCGGAAAGGCCGGATCAACCTGAATGCCGATATTTCATGAATTATGGGAGCTGCAAATACGGACAGGACTGCAAGTATCACCACCCAAGAGAAAAAATCTCGCAATTGACATCGAGTTCCCTTGGTCCACTTGGACTTCCTTTAAGACCT GGAGATCCTGTATGTTCGTATTATAGCCTTTACGGACTTTGCAAGTATGGTCCTACTTGTAAATTCGATCATCCTTTGGATGCCTACTCGTACGCCTACAGTTTAAGCATCCCTTCTCTGGCAGCTCTTTATTCACCTCCCATACCGTATCAAAGAGCATCACCGCAGGCTCCATCATCTGAAATATCTCCCTCTAAATCATCAACTTTAAGCGAAGGGATCAAGCAAGTTGCAACTGGGAGCGATGAGAATTGGCAGGCTAGTACAAAAGGCCGTGAAGGTTCACCTGATCAGTCTGATTCTCTTCCGAATTCTTTCAAAACACCCTATGAGCTCGTTCACTATGAATCTAGCAAATCTCTCTGA